A genomic segment from Spinacia oleracea cultivar Varoflay chromosome 3, BTI_SOV_V1, whole genome shotgun sequence encodes:
- the LOC110804173 gene encoding zeatin O-glucosyltransferase, with protein sequence MEGHNLCEQGEQSCHEHLSAEVVVVMVPFPAQGHLNQLLHLSHLIISYRLPVHYAGSSSHNRQAKLRLQGWDLQILSKIHFHDLELPSYNCPPPNPDNSVGFPTHLQPLFDASVHLHQPVTQLLQQLSSKFRRVVVIHDSMMTSVVQCIKTISNAETYAFIPVSAFTFFFNSWDKIQPKPFLLGSEVPKSIPSNDGCFAPEISYLAVLQRSMLGLESGRLYNTSKVMESKYIQLLEKLTTNIKIKHFAIGPLNPVEMKRRKEQHRHICLEWLDKQVTSSVIYICFGSTTSMTDEQIMEMALGLERSGQNFIWVLRRADTGDVFTVGEVGKPQLPEGYEDRVKNRGMVVRDWAPQLEILAHPSTGGFMSHCGWNSCMESISMGVPIAAWPMHSDQPRNAFLVTDVLKIGTLVRDWTHRAEVVPSNTIDYALRTLMASEEGMEMRKRAAELGDSVRASVAKDGASRLEMDSFISHIIR encoded by the coding sequence ATGGAAGGCCATAATTTGTGTGAACAAGGTGAGCAAAGTTGCCACGAGCACCTATCAGCTGAAGTTGTGGTGGTGATGGTACCCTTTCCGGCACAAGGCCATCTCAACCAACTCCTCCATCTCTCTCATCTCATTATCTCTTACAGGCTACCAGTACACTACGCTGGGTCCTCCTCCCACAACCGCCAAGCCAAACTCCGCCTTCAAGGCTGGGACTTGCAAATTCTTAGCAAAATTCATTTCCACGACCTTGAACTACCGTCGTACAACTGCCCTCCTCCCAACCCGGACAACTCTGTGGGTTTCCCTACGCACCTCCAACCACTTTTCGATGCTTCTGTACATCTACATCAGCCTGTTACCCAACTCTTACAGCAACTGTCAAGTAAGTTCAGGAGAGTTGTTGTGATTCATGATAGTATGATGACTTCTGTGGTACAATGTATAAAAACCATCTCCAATGCTGAAACCTATGCCTTCATTCCTGTATCTGCCTTCACTTTTTTCTTCAATTCTTGGGATAAAATACAGCCAAAACCTTTTCTGCTAGGTTCAGAAGTACCGAAATCCATTCCCTCCAATGACGGGTGTTTTGCACCTGAGATTTCATACTTGGCAGTCCTGCAGAGGagtatgttaggacttgagtcaGGAAGACTGTATAACACATCCAAGGTGATGGAAAGTAAATACATCCAACTGTTGGAGAAGCTAACaacaaatattaagataaagcACTTTGCAATTGGACCTTTAAATCCAGTGGAAATGAAAAGAAGAAAGGAACAACATAGACATATATGCCTGGAATGGCTAGACAAACAGGTGACGAGTTCAGTGATATACATATGTTTTGGATCAACAACATCAATGACAGATGAGCAGATCATGGAAATGGCGCTAGGATTGGAAAGAAGTGGGCAAAACTTTATATGGGTGCTTAGAAGGGCTGATACAGGTGATGTTTTTACAGTTGGTGAAGTCGGGAAACCTCAGCTGCCAGAAGGATATGAAGATAGAGTGAAAAACAGAGGAATGGTGGTAAGAGATTGGGCACCCCAGCTTGAAATTCTAGCACATCCATCTACAGGTGGGTTCATGAGTCACTGTGGGTGGAATTCGTGCATGGAAAGCATCAGCATGGGAGTGCCAATCGCAGCATGGCCTATGCATTCTGACCAACCAAGGAATGCCTTTTTGGTGACAGATGTGCTAAAAATTGGTACACTGGTGAGGGATTGGACACACCGTGCTGAGGTGGTGCCATCGAATACTATAGATTATGCATTGAGAACATTGATGGCTTCAGAGGAAGGAATGGAAATGCGGAAAAGAGCTGCAGAACTAGGTGATTCTGTTCGAGCATCAGTTGCTAAAGATGGTGCTTCTCGCTTAGAGATGGATTCATTCATTTCTCATATCATCAGATAA
- the LOC110804172 gene encoding uncharacterized protein At5g39570-like, whose protein sequence is MSYYPRGRGGDNDGDDFEEYDPTPYGGGYDQSLTYGRPISPCEETCYPPSSSGGGGGIDYDRPQYTSYAEPSAYGEEAQENEYKSYGRPSSRTPITYGGTPQPAPAYGSGSGFQPKLPQPYGGGGVGGGSEYESGYGGKPQYEAPSSEYGSGYGRKPEYEAPAPEYGSGYGRKTEYEAPTPEYESGYGRKTEYEAPTPEYGSGYGRKPEYEAPKPEYGSGYGRKTEYEAPKPEYESGYGRKSEYEAPTSEYESGYGRKTEYEAPTPEYGSGYGRKTEYEAPAQEYGSGYGRKTEYEAPTPEYGSGYGGGRSEYEKPKYGREEGEGYGGSSYGRTEYGKKSDDEDEGYGRKKYGGNNSDSDDDEKRRQRHHHHQRRHHDEE, encoded by the exons ATGTCGTACTACCCAAGAGGCCGCGGCGGAGACAACGACGGCGATGACTTTGAAGAGTATGATCCAACCCCCTACGGCGGAGGATACGACCAATCACTCACCTACGGTCGCCCTATCTCTCCTTGCGAGGAGACTTGCTACCCTCCTTCCTCCtccggaggtggtggtgggattgACTACGATCGTCCTCAATACACCTCCTACGCCGAACCTTCTGCTTACGGTGAGGAGGCTCAGGAGAATGAGTACAAGAGCTACGGCCGCCCAAGTTCTCGTACGCCCATCACTTACGGCGGAACACCCCAACCCGCTCCTGCGTACGGGAGTGGGTCTGGGTTTCAGCCCAAACTTCCCCAACCTTATGGAGGTGGGGGAGTAGGCGGTGGATCGGAATATGAATCTGGGTATGGCGGGAAACCCCAGTATGAAGCTCCTTCATCGGAGTATGGTTCTGGGTATGGGAGGAAGCCTGAGTATGAAGCTCCGGCACCGGAGTATGGATCGGGATATGGAAGGAAAACTGAGTACGAAGCTCCGACACCGGAATATGAATCTGGGTACGGGAGGAAAACAGAGTACGAGGCTCCGACACCGGAATATGGATCTGGGTATGGGCGGAAACCCGAGTATGAAGCTCCGAAACCAGAATATGGATCTGGGTACGGGAGAAAGACCGAGTACGAAGCTCCGAAACCGGAATATGAATCCGGATACGGGAGGAAAAGTGAATATGAAGCTCCAACATCGGAGTATGAATCTGGGTATGGGAGGAAGACGGAATACGAAGCCCCAACACCGGAATATGGATCTGGGTACGGAAGGAAGACGGAATATGAAGCACCGGCACAGGAATACGGATCTGGGTACGGGAGGAAGACGGAATATGAAGCTCCGACTCCAGAATATGGGTCTGGTTATGGTGGAGGGAGGAGTGAGTACGAGAAGCCCAAATATGGAAGGGAGGAAGGAGAGGGATATGGTGGATCTTCTTATGGTAGGACTGAATATGGAAAAAAGAgtgatgatgaagatgaaggCTATGGCCGCAAGAAATAT GGTGGAAATAATTCTGATTCTGATGATGATGAGAAACGCCGTCAGaggcaccaccaccaccaacgcaGGCACCATGATGAGGAATAA
- the LOC110804174 gene encoding zeatin O-glucosyltransferase-like, translated as MEGHNSNLTQLPQVGVVMVPLPAQSHLNQLLHLSHFITSYGIPVHFAGSESHNRQAKLRLHGWNTERLAKIQFHDFQLPPYNTSPPVPSTLGHTVPFPAHFYPLFEAATHLREPVSQLLQQLSTMYKRVIVIHDIVIASVVQDVKLIPNAESYSLVPISSFALFLGFWENIADKPFQLDLTDIPKSIPSNEGCTPPEIDSFVANQFKFRGIESGNIYNTSRPIEGRYVELLEKLSADKKHFVLGPFNPVELKSSSSSQRHECLEWLDQQEQGSVIYVSFGSSTSLSYEQTRELAAGLETSGQKFVWVLRNCDTGDIFAEGELKRPQLPQQYEERVKNRGIVLRDWAPQLEILAHPSTGGFMSHCGWNSCIESISMGVALAAWPMHSEQPLNALLVTEVLRVGTLVRDWEHRDKLVSSTTIENAVKTLMTTEEGEKMRKRAIELGDAVRQSLAKGGTAEVEMDSFIAHICR; from the coding sequence ATGGAAGGCCATAATAGCAACCTAACACAACTTCCTCAAGTGGGAGTGGTGATGGTACCACTTCCGGCACAAAGCCATCTCAACCAACTCCTCCATCTCTCTCATTTCATTACCTCATATGGAATACCAGTTCATTTTGCTGGATCTGAAAGCCACAATCGCCAAGCAAAGCTTCGTCTCCATGGTTGGAATACAGAAAGGCTAGCTAAAATCCAGTTCCATGACTTTCAACTCCCTCCTTATAATACCTCACCTCCAGTTCCTTCAACCCTCGGCCACACTGTTCCTTTTCCAGCTCACTTTTATCCACTTTTTGAAGCTGCTACACATCTCCGAGAACCTGTTTCTCAACTCTTGCAGCAACTCTCAACAATGTACAAGAGAGTCATTGTCATTCATGATATTGTAATAGCTTCCGTGGTCCAAGATGTAAAACTTATACCAAATGCTGAGTCCTACAGTTTGGTTCCCATTTCTTCTTTTGCTCTTTTCTTAGGTTTCTGGGAAAACATAGCTGACAAACCTTTTCAGCTAGATTTGACAGATATCCCAAAATCCATTCCCTCGAATGAAGGGTGCACTCCACCAGAGATTGATAGCTTTGTTGCTAATCAATTCAAATTCAGAGGAATAGAGTCTGGAAACATCTACAACACCTCCAGACCGATAGAAGGCAGATATGTTGAACTGTTGGAAAAGCTATCAGCAGACAAAAAACATTTTGTACTTGGACCTTTTAATCCTGTAGAATTGAAAAGCAGCAGCAGTTCACAGAGACATGAATGCCTGGAATGGCTGGACCAACAAGAGCAAGGTTCTGTAATATATGTATCTTTTGGATCGTCAACATCACTGAGTTATGAGCAGACCAGGGAATTGGCAGCAGGGTTGGAAACAAGCGGGCAAAAGTTTGTATGGGTGCTTAGAAACTGCGACACAGGTGACATTTTTGCAGAAGGTGAACTAAAAAGACCTCAGCTACCACAACAATATGAAGAGAGAGTGAAAAACAGAGGAATTGTGCTAAGAGATTGGGCACCCCAGCTAGAAATTCTAGCCCATCCCTCAACAGGTGGGTTCATGAGTCACTGCGGGTGGAACTCATGCATTGAGAGTATAAGCATGGGAGTTGCCTTAGCAGCATGGCCTATGCATTCAGAGCAGCCACTTAATGCCCTATTGGTAACAGAGGTATTAAGAGTAGGTACATTGGTGAGGGATTGGGAACACCGCGATAAGTTGGTATCGTCAACCACTATAGAGAATGCAGTCAAAACACTGATGACTACAGAGGAAGGAGAAAAGATGAGAAAAAGAGCTATAGAACTAGGTGATGCTGTTCGACAATCACTTGCTAAAGGTGGTACCGCTGAGGTAGAAATGGATTCTTTCATTGCTCATATATGCAGGTGA
- the LOC110804176 gene encoding transmembrane emp24 domain-containing protein p24delta7-like, with protein sequence MPNLIIDRNVVIFVTLWLWLSAEVCESMRFDLASGATKCISEEIQHDAMTVGKYNVITPIDGHPIPDTHRITARVTSPRGNHYHYKEVVESGNFAFTAADTGDYMICFWAPRHNLPTKISIDFEWKTGIDARDWFNVARKGQIDLLDVELKRLYDGVKSIRDEMFHLREREEEMQLLNKSTKSKMATFSFISIILVMSVAALQIWHLKTYFERKKLL encoded by the exons ATGCCAAATTTAATAATTGATAGAAATGTCGTAATCTTTGTAACGCTTTGGCTCTGGCTAAGCGCAGAAGTGTGTGAGTCAATGCGATTTGATCTGGCATCAGGAGCGACAAAATGCATATCGGAAGAGATTCAACACGATGCCATGACTGTGGGCAAGTATAATGTGATTACGCCCATTGATGGTCATCCTATTCCAGACACTCATCGCATCACTGCTCGT GTGACATCGCCACGAGGAAACCATTATCATTATAAAGAAGTAGTAGAATCGGGCAACTTTGCATTCACTGCAGCTGATACTGGGGATTATATGATATGTTTTTGGGCACCTCGTCACAATCTTCCAACAAAAATCTCTattgattttgagtggaaaacggGGATTGATGCTAGGGATTGGTTCAATGTTGCACGAAAAGGGCAAATCGAT TTGTTGGACGTTGAGCTTAAGAGATTGTATGACGGTGTAAAATCAATACGTGATGAAATGTTTCACCTCCGCGAAAG AGAAGAAGAAATGCAACTATTGAATAAATCTACAAAATCAAAGATGGCAACTTTCAGCTTCATTTCAATAATACTTGTCATGTCTGTAGCCGCATTGCAAATATGGCATCTTAAGACATATTTTGAGAGAAAGAAGCTTCTATAA